The Pocillopora verrucosa isolate sample1 chromosome 14, ASM3666991v2, whole genome shotgun sequence genome has a segment encoding these proteins:
- the LOC131775716 gene encoding melanopsin-B-like: protein MNQLVLLDKWSTIFVFTESFACLLGIVLNGIVIFTFGKNTNRKISAPSYFILSMAVCDFLSCALAVPLAIARHFQGDWPLGKTGCKVHAFMIFLLALVSITHLAIISLGKYLTITKSLSKDSYFNKRNVLLLIVGSWIYSLMFSVPPLLGWSSYGLEGINVTCSVQWESSAFSDRAYFGVVIVSCFFLPLFVIVSCYYKIHRVSRRIVVNTSRRGGITITASRALMKRHRKSAMYFLAIVAAFLIPWLPYATVAFLLAIGQKINPIATSACSVFAKISFFLNPMLYGILHSKFRRRFIHLVPLIRRNRSVKPWSVVLPPVSQTLAL, encoded by the coding sequence ATGAACCAGCTGGTACTTCTTGACAAATGGAGCACAATTTTCGTGTTTACAGAAAGTTTCGCGTGCTTACTAGGAATTGTCTTGAATGGAATCGTGATCTTTACTTTTGGTAAAAATACCAATCGTAAAATTTCAGCCCcaagttatttcattttaagtatGGCGGTGTGTGATTTCCTCTCATGTGCGTTGGCTGTACCCCTTGCAATCGCGCGGCACTTCCAGGGAGACTGGCCACTCGGTAAAACTGGCTGCAAGGTCCATGCCTTCATGATTTTTCTTCTCGCTCTCGTCTCAATCACTCACTTGGCGATAATTTCATTGGGAAAGTACTTAACAATCACCAAGTCTCTTTCAAAGGATTCATATTTCAACAAGAGAAACGTATTATTGCTAATTGTGGGTTCGTGGATTTACTCTCTTATGTTCAGTGTGCCACCCTTGTTAGGATGGTCCTCATATGGTTTAGAGGGGATCAATGTGACATGTTCAGTTCAGTGGGAGTCATCTGCTTTTAGTGATCGGGCATATTTTGGAGTTGTTATCGTATCCTGCTTCTTTCTGCCCTTATTCGTGATCGTATCATGCTACTACAAGATCCATCGAGTATCTAGACGAATTGTTGTAAACACCTCACGAAGGGGGGGAATAACAATAACTGCTTCTCGAGCTCTCATGAAAAGACATCGCAAATCTGCCATGTACTTTCTCGCCATCGTAGCCGCATTTTTGATCCCATGGTTGCCTTACGCCACGGTTGCATTTCTTTTGGCTATTGGTCAAAAAATTAACCCCATAGCTACGAGTGCCTGTAGTGTGTTTGCCAAAATATCGTTCTTCCTTAATCCAATGCTTTACGGAATTTTGCACAGTAAATTCCGCCGACGTTTTATTCATCTGGTTCCTCTGATTAGGAGGAATCGGAGTGTTAAACCATGGTCAGTGGTATTACCCCCGGTATCGCAGACCTTGGCTCtctaa